Within Plectropomus leopardus isolate mb chromosome 23, YSFRI_Pleo_2.0, whole genome shotgun sequence, the genomic segment ATGTAACCTGTGTTATAGTAATCTTCTTAATTTATGATAACTTTTAGCTGTGAGGGAATTGGATACACAACAAACTACACTTGCACCTACCactacaacacctgcacctatcaaaactacacctgaacctactacaactacacctgaacctactacgACAACccctgaacctactacaactacacctgaaccaactactacaacccctgaacctactacaactacacctgcacctactacaactacacgACCACACACCGgaaccaactactacaacacctgaacctactacaactacacctgaacctactacgACGACCCCTGAaccaactaccactacacctgaaccaactactacaacccctgaacctactacaactacacctgcaCCTACCACGACCACACCGgaaccaactactacaacacctgaacctactacaactacacctgaacctactacgacaacccctgaaccaactaccactacacctgaaccaactactacaacccctgaacctactacaactacacctgcaCCTACCACTACCACACCGgaaccaactactacaacacctgaacctactacaactacacctgaacctactacgacaacccctgaaccaactaccactacacctgaaccaactactacaacccctgaacctactacaactacacctgcaCCTACCACGACCACACCGgaaccaactactacaacacctgaacctactacaactacacctgaacctactacgacaacccctgaaccaactaccactacacctgaaccaactactacaacccctgaacctactacaactacacctgcaCCTACCACTACCACACCGgaaccaactactacaacacctgaacctactacaactacacctgaacctactacgacaacccctgaaccaactaccactacacctgaaccaactactacaacccctgaacctactacaactacacctgcaCCTACCACGACCACACCGgaaccaactactacaacacctgaacctactacaactacacctgaacctactacgacaacccctgaaccaactaccactacacctgaaccaactactacaacccctgaaccaactacaactacacctgcaCCTACCACGACCACACCGgaaccaactactacaacacctgaacctactacgacaacccctgaaccaactaccactacacctgaaccaactactacaacccctgaacctactacaactacacctgcaCCTACCACGACCACACCGgaaccaactactacaacacctgaacctactacaactacacctgaacctactacgacaacccctgaaccaactaccactacacctgaaccaactactacaacccctgaacctactacaactacacctgcaCCTACCACGACCACACCGgaaccaactactacaacacctgaacctactacaactacacctgaacctaccaCGACAACCCCTGAaccaactaccactacacctgaaccaactactacaacccctgaacctactacaactacacctgcaCCTACCACAACCacacctgaaccaactactacaacacctgaacctactacaactacacctgaacctaccaCGACAACCCCTGAaccaactaccactacacctgaaccaactactacaacccctgaacctactacaactacacctgcaCCTACCACGACCACACCGgaaccaactactacaacacctgaacctactactacaactacacctgaacctaccaCTACAACAGCTGAGCcgactacaactacacctgaaccaacgactacaacacctgaacctactacaactacagcTGAACCTACCACTACAACACCTGAgccaactacaactacacctgaaccaaccactacaacacctgaacctacCACCACTACAGCTCAACCTACtactacaacacctgaacctactacaactacgGCTGAACCTACCactacaacacctgaacctactacaagtacagctgaaccTACCACTACAACGCCTGAACCTACTaccactacacctgaacctactactACAACACCTGGACCTACTACTACAACGCCTGAACCTACCaccactacacctgaaccttCCACTACAACACCTGGACCTACCACAACTACACCTGAGCCTACCACAAGTCCTGCACCGACAACTTCTGCACCAACCACTTCGGATCCTCAGGTTGCCTATACCCTAAGAGTGGACATGGAAGAAGAACCTTTTACAGATTCTCTCACTGACACAAGCAGCCCTGATTTCATGCAACTTGCAAACCGAGTTACAGATACGGTGAgtgcatttttaatacatttgttaTTCACAGTGTCAATGGTGTAAACAAAGAATTCAACAGAATGTTTTAAATACAAGATATAACTGTTAAgataaaaaacagtttcaataaATTTAGCATTTCTGTCTGATTACATTTCAAGAAAATGTACTTggtatatttttcattattgctCTCTTTTTACAGTGCACTCAAATATACAGCAGGATATATCCAactctgtttcttttctgcCGTGTGCGAAGTTTCaggtgaaaacttttttttgtaacagtgGTTCAGTCATTTTCCTTGTAGAATTTTAGAGTAAAATAGGTATCATGTAATATCAGTAGTGTCATGTGTAAATCACAGAtgacacatgcaaaaaaaataatcttaaatcaGTATTTCACACTTGTCCCATTCTGTTTTATGACAGTGCCATACCAGCACGAGCAAATGGAGTTAGAGCAGATTTTCAGGCTGTGTCCTCAGAGCCAATAGTGGAGCACTCCCACAGAATAGTGCTGTGTCTGCTGCCTTAAGAGAGGCGGTGTCTGATCCCACCAATACTTTCAGTGTGAACATCAATCCCACATCAGTTGAAACAATAGGTAAGTAAACCAATGTTTGACTCTAACCAGTATGTAAAACAGTATACATGTGCTGGTCaaactatgttttaaaagtcagaAACAAAAGAATTGGAGGTATAGACAAGATTGAGAAAAACAGCTTCAGCGTTGAAGAGTTCAATTCCTGCAGGTTGAGCTACTCTCTCAGCTAATTTGTATTCAGCCAGAATTCTGGTAATATAGAAGAATTTGTTCCTGACTGTAAAGTTTCTAACATTCATCATTTCATAACACAATAAGACGTGATAGAGACTGCAAAGCCCAAGCCTTTCATAATTGCTCTGTAATGTTTTTGACACTGCAACAAGGAAAAGAaactcctttttgttttcacaccaAGGCTAATTTACATGTTCTTACATGATTTTACAGCTGGTCCAAAGCCAGATCCGACAACAGCTTCCCCAGCTACTACTGCTGCACCTACAACTGtgcacctacaactgctgcacctacaactgctgcacctacaactgctgcacctacaactgtcgcacctacaactgtcgcacctacaactgctgcacTCATACCAAAAAGGGCCACTTTCAGATCTCGTCAAGACACATTTACAGCTGACTTGTTGAATCCATCATCCACAGCTTATCGGGAACGAGTTCAAATGATAACAAACCAGGTAagtctccccctcctcctgctaCACCTACTGAATTATTTTATCAGAGCTCATGCTGctaccaaaaaaaagaacatttagtCTGCAAACTTAAGTGTCACACCAATTTCCAAAGTAAAGGATGACAGAGATATCATGGAGAATATATTAAGATAAGTATAGGCTACAACCACAGCtcactgtaaaactgtaaacaaTGTCTTGTGTCCCAGGAAGCACACTATTTCACATTAatacacatgaaaataaatgtaaaaagtttcTTATACAActtgttttctgcttttgtaGCTTGATCCAGTCTTTAGAAGGACATTCCCCTCCTCCTACAGGTCCATGGAAGTTGTTGCATTCAGGtaatattttaagatttattattacattttaagagTAGCGGCCTACATCCaacatttcaaactttttttctttgtttcctcttctGTAGCAATGGATCAGTCATCAACACAGTGGACTTTCTCTTTCAAAGCACAAATGCTCCTAATAACACTGAAATTGCGAATACTTTGATCAACGCAGCTTCAACCGTCATCGGCTTCGACATTGACACCACCTCTGTCAACGTGAATGGCATGGGTAAGCAATATTGAGTGCTAATCaatcaaacatttcaaacattgcacaaatgtttgtttaactaatgtcttgttttattttctcttatttacaGATGTTTCAAGTGGAGTAAGCCACAAGATCAGTCTCATCACTGCATCCTGCATGGTGCTGTTGTCATGGCTACTGTCAAGCCAGCATTAGCATCAGTCCTGATTTCCATCTGCCATGATGATTGCCATCACTGGTATGAAAAAGTACTACATTGTCAGTAAAAGTCCAAGATTTATTATTGTCTCAAGTCTTATGGGCCTACAGCTTCAGATGAATGTATCATCAAATTTAACTTTCCACTTCTGACACAAAGTAATGACAGTAGACTGGATATGTCTCTCGAACTGAACATGTTTCTGTGTGGGAATGTCCAGGATCCTGGGCTGGACAGAATGACACAGCCAACTTTAAGCACCTGATCCATTACTACAATAATAAGCAAAACCATATAACTGAGCCCTgagatgtcataaataaaatgcaaaagcaatATTTAAACTTTGTGACAGTTactagttcttttttttttaagcaaagatGGCTCTTTGTCACCTGTACGAGAGATAAAATGCATAGGTTTAGTTGCACTTATAATTATCTTAATCTTTCTGCAGTCTCCAAACGCATGTAGAGGTCTTGTTCGGGTTTAACTTGACATTGTAATATGATATAAAGAGTGCACAGTAAAGAAAACAAGTGTCTTAAATGAAGGAACAACTGCAGCACATAGTGAGAAATGGTGAGGTCATGGTGTGATATGTGTTGATATGTCAAAACAAAGCACTGTTGATTTTTGTTATCtataaaaagtgtatttattttatgcattgCTGTATTCTGTAAGATTTCTTACTTTAActttactttgtttaacttAACAAtctgaattaaaataatttgaaaaactcaggtTGTCTCTGATGTgatatttggggatttttggtgggcaaattgatttttttttcaatgtcgGGTCTTTTAATTATAGCAGTAGCGATGTTTATGGACAATCGAAGCCTGTTGTGTGATTTCCTTCATTAAATTTCCCAATCagcaatcttaaaaaaaaccttgcagTCAGCCAGTCTCAGCCTTTGTTGCGTCAGTGAATCAGGTTTGTCCAGAAACAGAGATCTGGGAGTGGTGCATACTTTACTTTGACTATGAGATTCTTATTTATTCAAACACTGTCACACAACCTGAGAGATACATTGAATCAATTATCTCAAGCATAGAGTAACTAGTATCAAAACCAGCATCAGCCATCGTCAGAGTTTATTTTCCATAATgactttcacaaaaacaaagcatttagTCTATAGTTATGTTCCAAAAGACTGCCACGTTAAGACTTGTTTACCACAAATCTTAAAATTTGCCATTTGCAATCATTTCTTATTTACAAAAATTATATGGACAGAACTATTAGTCAAtcgtaaataaataaataaaaataaaaatagtcgCAGCCATGTTGTGATAAGAGAGCAGCTTCACTGCTGTCTCGGTAATGTTTTGATATGATTTTGATTTATGTTGAATAtgtaaaacaaggaaaaagagaaattattatacaaaaaaacagacgGGCAAAAGTAATAGCTTATATTTACAGACAATCACAAatttaaagcaaaagaaattttcaaacacacaatgaTTTGgtttacatgttcaaaaaggaGTGACATGTAAAAACGTGTTTAATCCTACCCCTTCTCCATAAgtaattgaattttaattaaccagctaccttattcatttaaaccaatactgtaattaattaaatatagacatacacccacatactcaaaatcaaataaatacgatttttcatgattattcacagaaaaaaacgagGAAGATGAGCagggaaatatatatatatatatatatatatatatatatatatatatatatacatatacatatatatgaaataaatgaacaatAACCCCTGCAAACTCCTTGTCCGATATGATAAAGCCACACAAGCGTCCACActgagaaaatgttatttttatatctgcTGATCAGCGGAACCGGAAGAGGAATACGCATGGATTAGTGTGTTTACAACTCTCACATCATCCTGGGTGCACCCGGCATCACCCCACCACCCAAAATAGACCCGTGCAATTTGGATTTGCACGCGAGTGCTACCTCGGACGCTATCTGCTATCTTAAAACACGGGCATTTTTGACTTTCTCCGGTGGGGACTCGAGGTTGTTATACTGCAGACTAACTGTGTGATAAGCTATCTGTCGCAGCGTTGGGCCACCCACCATCTGTGGAAGTGGGACAAGGGAACAGATGGCGCATCCGAGCCGGCCTGCAGGGCTGCTGACTGTTAGGACAGCACTGGAGAGGAGTATCAATCATTAAACTGAAAGGCTGTCGCTGGCTATTGCGTGGTATATTTTGCAGACTGGATGATGCCAGAGTGACTTGAATAACGGTGTCTGTAGGGAGGCGTTGCATTTCGAGCAAATTGATGCGCGACGATCCGACCACTTGCATCAACTTAATCCCTTTTGACGTGTGTCTGGCTCGGTAAACAATGGTTGACAATCGCTACGCTACAGCTCTGGTCATCGCCTGTGTGCTGAGCATACTGGCCACCGTGTATCTATCGGTGGCCATCGGGACGCAGCACTGGTACCAGTACAGCAGCCCCACCGTGCGCGGAGACGCCAACGTGTCCGAGGTGCGCTCCCTGTATGAGGAGTTCATGGATGGGGAGTTTGATGAGAAAACCTACAGCGACACCCTATTCCGCCTTAACGGGACCGTGGGCCTCTGGTGGCGGTGTGTGCTCGTTCCCGCCAATGCTAACTGGTACAAAGAGC encodes:
- the LOC121962421 gene encoding mucin-2-like → TPEPTTTTPEPTTTTPEPTTTTPEPTTTTPAPTTTTPEPTTTTPEPTTTTPEPTTTTPEPTTTTPEPTTTTPEPTTTTPAPTTTTPEPTTTTPEPTTTTPEPTTTTPEPTTTTPEPTTTTPEPTTTTPAPTTTTPEPTTTTPEPTTTTPEPTTTTPEPTTTTPEPTTTTPEPTTTTPAPTTTTPEPTTTTPEPTTTTPEPTTTTPEPTTTTPEPTTTTPEPTTTTPAPTTTTPEPTTTTPEPTTTTPEPTTTTPEPTTTTPEPTTTTPEPTTTTPAPTTTTPEPTTTTPEPTTTTPEPTTTTPEPTTTTPEPTTTTPAPTTTTPEPTTTTPEPTTTTPEPTTTTPEPTTTTPEPTTTTPEPTTTTPAPTTTTPEPTTTTPEPTTTTPEPTTTTPEPTTTTPEPTTTTPEPTTTTPAPTTTTPEPTTTTPEPTTTTPEPTTTTPEPTTTTPEPTTTTPEPTTTTPAPTTTTPEPTTTTPEPTTTTTPEPTTTTAEPTTTTPEPTTTTPEPTTTTAEPTTTTPEPTTTTPEPTTTTPEPTTTTAQPTTTTPEPTTTTAEPTTTTPEPTTSTAEPTTTTPEPTTTTPEPTTTTPGPTTTTPEPTTTTPEPSTTTPGPTTTTPEPTTSPAPTTSAPTTSDPQVAYTLRVDMEEEPFTDSLTDTSSPDFMQLANRVTDTCTQIYSRIYPTLFLFCRVRSFSAIPARANGVRADFQAVSSEPIVEHSHRIVLCLLP